The following are from one region of the Equus przewalskii isolate Varuska chromosome 21, EquPr2, whole genome shotgun sequence genome:
- the ZCCHC3 gene encoding zinc finger CCHC domain-containing protein 3, whose translation MATGGGAEEERKRGRPQLLPPARPAARAEEAEGAREKMGWAQVVKNLAEKKGEFRESRQPRREEEGGGGAGGGLGVPAGLAAPGLGDFPPAGRGDPKGRRRDPAGEAADPRKKKGAAEAGRRKKAEAAAAAAMAVPARPSAAEDAAERPPADEPAAAAAPGKGRFLVRICFQGDEGACPTRDFVVGALILRSIGMDPSDIYAVIQIPGSREFDVSFRSAEKLALFLRIYEEKREQEDCWENFVVLGRSKSSLKTLFILFRNETVDVEDIVTWLKRHCDVLAVPVKVTDRFGIWTGEYKCEIELRQGEGGVRHLPGAFFLGAERGYSWYKGQPKTCFKCGSRTHMSGSCTQDRCFRCGEEGHLSPYCRKGIVCNLCGKRGHAFAQCPKAVHNSVAAQLTGVAGH comes from the coding sequence ATGGCCACCGGCGGCGGCgcggaggaggagaggaagcggGGGCGGCCGCAGCTCCTGCCCCCCGCGCGCCCGGCGGCCCGCGCCGAGGAGGCTGAGGGCGCCCGCGAGAAGATGGGCTGGGCCCAGGTGGTGAAGAACCTGGCCGAGAAGAAGGGCGAGTTCCGCGAGTCGCGGCAGCCGCGGCGGGAGGAggaaggcggcggcggcgcggggggcgGACTCGGGGTCCCCGCGGGCCTGGCGGCGCCGGGCCTCGGCGACTTTCCCCCGGCCGGCCGCGGGGACCCAAAGGGCCGCCGGCGAGACCCGGCCGGCGAGGCGGCAGACCCCCGCAAGAAGAAGGGCGCGGCCGAGGCGGGCCGGAGGAAGAAggccgaggcggcggcggcggcggccatGGCGGTCCCGGCCCGGCCCAGCGCGGCCGAGGACGCGGCCGAGCGGCCCCCTGCGGACGagcccgcggcggcggcggccccgggcAAGGGCCGCTTCCTCGTGCGCATCTGTTTCCAGGGCGACGAGGGCGCCTGCCCGACGCGGGACTTCGTGGTGGGCGCGCTCATCCTGCGCTCCATCGGCATGGACCCGAGCGACATCTACGCGGTCATCCAGATCCCGGGCAGCCGCGAGTTCGACGTGAGCTTCCGCTCGGCGGAGAAGCTGGCCCTGTTCCTGCGCATCTACGAGGAGAAGCGCGAGCAGGAGGACTGCTGGGAGAACTTTGTGGTGCTAGGGCGGAGCAAGTCCAGCTTGAAGACGCTCTTCATCCTCTTCCGGAACGAGACGGTGGACGTGGAGGACATCGTGACCTGGCTCAAGCGCCACTGCGATGTGCTGGCCGTGCCCGTGAAAGTGACCGACAGGTTTGGGATCTGGACCGGGGAGTACAAGTGCGAGATCGAGCTGCGCCAGGGGGAGGGCGGGGTCCGGCACCTGCCGGGGGCCTTCTTCCTGGGCGCCGAGCGGGGCTACAGCTGGTACAAGGGGCAGCCCAAGACGTGCTTTAAATGTGGTTCCCGGACCCACATGAGTGGCAGCTGCACGCAGGACAGGTGCTTCAGGTGCGGGGAGGAGGGGCACCTGAGCCCTTACTGCCGGAAGGGCATCGTGTGCAACCTCTGTGGCAAGCGAGGACACGCCTTTGCCCAGTGTCCCAAAGCGGTTCACAATTCCGTGGCAGCTCAGCTAACCGGCGTGGCCGGGCACTGA